In Desulfobaculum bizertense DSM 18034, the genomic stretch GCGGAAAATATGATGCGGCAAACGCCATCCGAACGGACATGACCGTGTACACGTCTATCGGTCTCGACCACACGGCTATCCTCGGAGACAGCATTCAGGCCATTGCCACGGACAAGGCAGGAGCCATGCGTCCCGAAATCCCCGTCATCAGCACCTCACAGTGTGAAGAAGCTGAAACGGTTCTGCGCAAGCACGCCAAAACCACCGGAGCACCATTCTCCCTTGCCTCGGAACTCCTCGACTTTGACCCCGCTACAGGCACAGCTACACCCGTGCACGTTACTGGTCCCAAGCTCTCACAGCTTTTTCCAACCATGCAGGGACCGCATCAGCAGCAAAACTCCCATCTGGCCCTCGCTGTGTGGCTCTCGTACTGCGAAAAGCACAAATACGCAGTAAACCCAGACGCCTGCGCAGCAGCTCTCGCAACGGCCCGTGTTCCCGGACGCTTTCAGCACATCTCCGGTGAACCAGAATACATTCTGGATGGAGCACACAATCCACAAGCCCTAAACGCTCTGGCCCGCACCCTTGAACAAACACAGATTGCGCCCAAAGCCGTCATCTTTGCCTGCCTCAAGGATAAAGACCTTGCCGGAATCGCTCCTGCTGTTGCATCATTTACAGATGGACCACTCATTATCCCGGAACTTCCAGACAACGAGCGCGCCAGAAGTGCCTCCGAAACAGCCGCGGCAATGGGTGGACAGGCCGTTGCCAG encodes the following:
- a CDS encoding bifunctional folylpolyglutamate synthase/dihydrofolate synthase, whose product is MSHFSCFQDLLQHLDSLGLFHMDFGLSRVEYALDQLKLRSPSYGVIHVVGTNGKGSTSRNIAEQAKAHGFHVGLYSSPHFLSPRERILIDGAQIAEDDWVRLGNDVMDAASKDGLTYFEFLTVLAILAYARAGVDLAIMEAGLGGKYDAANAIRTDMTVYTSIGLDHTAILGDSIQAIATDKAGAMRPEIPVISTSQCEEAETVLRKHAKTTGAPFSLASELLDFDPATGTATPVHVTGPKLSQLFPTMQGPHQQQNSHLALAVWLSYCEKHKYAVNPDACAAALATARVPGRFQHISGEPEYILDGAHNPQALNALARTLEQTQIAPKAVIFACLKDKDLAGIAPAVASFTDGPLIIPELPDNERARSASETAAAMGGQAVASMKDALELTKGIRGPILICGSLYLLSEFFKLRPQALNDGSPEFHITDR